A window of the Brassica napus cultivar Da-Ae chromosome C5, Da-Ae, whole genome shotgun sequence genome harbors these coding sequences:
- the LOC106371842 gene encoding uncharacterized protein LOC106371842 — protein sequence MGQDYSYSQPSSSSNSLDMTSLLEAEAQLYTDAEPDQFAPQPEADDGIPRTCYCGAQPAVGISYTPKDPYRRYFTCDNVDDGDCHIWKWWDVAVTEEMCEFQRQLRQLKDQSFECDQKLVKLQKTVCELKKKSATTNGFALAVCVMVSALVFIGLADMFLTGKYLSCAFGCC from the coding sequence ATGGGACAAGATTACAGCTACAGCCagccttcttcatcatcaaactcTCTAGACATGACCTCCCTTCTTGAAGCAGAAGCTCAGCTGTACACGGATGCAGAGCCGGATCAGTTCGCACCTCAACCAGAGGCTGATGATGGAATCCCGAGGACATGCTATTGTGGAGCTCAGCCTGCTGTCGGAATATCTTACACTCCTAAAGATCCCTACAGAAGGTACTTCACGTGCGACAATGTCGATGATGGGGATTGCCACATTTGGAAATGGTGGGATGTGGCCGTTACGGAGGAGATGTGTGAGTTTCAGAGACAACTCCGGCAGCTTAAGGATCAATCTTTTGAGTGTGACCAGAAGCTGGTTAAGCTACAGAAGACCGTCTGTGAGCTAAAGAAGAAATCAGCGACTACAAATGGCTTTGCATTGGCAGTTTGTGTAATGGTCTCCGCATTAGTTTTTATAGGTTTGGCGGATATGTTTCTGACTGGTAAGTATCTCTCTTGTGCTTTTGGTTGTTGTTAA
- the LOC106382161 gene encoding probable methyltransferase PMT20 isoform X2: MRQKLHCVGKKCLFEISSSKSKSHSYYLLSEVYRIMKNGKQSSQPEKGSSRILSLTVLFIALCGFSFYLGGMFCSERVKIEVNDVTSTTTKAVASPMKPTVSPLQIKSVSFPECSSELQDYTPCTDPKRWKRYGVHRLSFLERHCPPVYEKNECLIPPPDGYKPPIRWPKSRDQCWYKNVPYDWINKQKSNQHWLKKEGDKFHFPGGGTMFPRGVSHYVDQMQDLIPEMKDGTVRTAIDTGCGVASWGGDLLDRGILTISLAPRDNHEAQVQFALERGIPAILGVISTQRLPFPSNSFDMAHCSRCLIPWTEFGGIYLLEIHRIVRPGGFWVLSGPPVNYNRRWRGWNTTMEDQKSDYNKLQSLLTSMCFKKYAQKDDIAVWQKLSDKSCYDKIAKNMEAYPPKCDDSIEPDSAWYTPLRPCVVAPTAKVKNSGLGSIPKWPERLNVAPERISDVHGGSASGLKHDDGKWKSRVKHYKNVLPALGTDKIRNVMDMNTVYGGFAAALVKDPVWVMNVVSSHSANTLPVVFDRGLIGTYHDWCEAFSTYPRTYDLLHLDSLFTLESHRCEMKYVLLEMDRILRPGGYVIMRESSYFMDAITMLAKGTRWNCRREETEYAVESEKILVCQKKLWFSSNQTS; the protein is encoded by the exons ATGCGACAGAAGTTGCACTGTGTTGGAAAAAAGTGTCTCTTCGAGATCTCATCTTCTAAATCTAAATCTCATTCATACTATTTATTGA GTGAGGTCTATAGAATCATGAAGAACGGGAAGCAATCTTCGCAACCCGAAAAAGGTTCTTCTAGGATCTTATCACTCACAGTTCTGTTCATCGCTTTGTGCGGTTTCTCCTTTTATCTCGGTGGTATGTTTTGCTCTGAGAGAGTCAAGATCGAAGTCAACGACGTCACAAGCACCACTACAAAGGCTGTAGCTTCCCCTATGAAACCAACAGTTTCGCCTCTACAAATCAAATCCGTCTCTTTCCCTGAATGCAGCTCAGAATTGCAAGATTACACACCCTGCACCGATCCAAAG AGATGGAAGAGGTACGGTGTACATCGCCTAAGTTTCTTGGAGCGTCACTGTCCTCCAGTTTACGAGAAGAACGAGTGTTTGATCCCACCACCAGACGGGTACAAACCGCCTATAAGATGGCCGAAGAGCAGAGACCAGTGTTGGTACAAGAACGTGCCTTATGATTGGATCAACAAGCAGAAATCAAACCAGCATTGGCTCAAGAAAGAAGGTGACAAGTTCCATTTCCCTGGTGGTGGCACCATGTTTCCACGTGGAGTTAGTCACTACGTTGATCAGATGCAAGATCTGATTCCCGAGATGAAAGACGGTACAGTCAGGACCGCCATTGACACTGGCTGTGGg GTAGCGAGCTGGGGAGGTGATCTTTTGGACCGTGGGATACTAACAATCTCTCTGGCTCCTAGAGATAACCATGAAGCTCAGGTTCAGTTTGCTCTTGAACGTGGGATCCCTGCTATTCTCGGTGTTATCTCTACGCAGCGTCTCCCTTTCCCTTCAAATTCTTTTGATATGGCCCATTGCTCTAGATGTCTCATTCCCTGGACTGAGTTTG GTGGGATCTATTTGCTTGAAATTCACCGGATAGTCCGACCTGGAGGTTTCTGGGTTCTCTCAGGTCCACCAGTGAACTACAACAGACGGTGGCGCGGATGGAACACAACCATGGAAGATCAGAAATCAGACTACAACAAGCTCCAGTCACTTCTAACCTCCATGTGCTTCAAAAAGTACGCACAAAAAGACGACATAGCCGTGTGGCAGAAACTCTCAGACAAATCTTGTTACGACAAGATCGCGAAGAATATGGAAGCTTACCCTCCAAAATGTGACGACAGCATTGAACCTGACTCTGCTTGGTACACTCCCCTCCGTCCCTGCGTGGTTGCACCGACTGCTAAAGTCAAGAACTCTGGACTCGGGTCGATACCGAAATGGCCTGAGAGATTGAACGTAGCACCGGAGAGGATCTCTGATGTTCATGGAGGGAGCGCTAGTGGTTTGAAACACGATGATGGTAAGTGGAAGAGCAGGGTTAAGCATTACAAGAACGTGTTACCAGCTCTTGGGACAGACAAGATAAGGAATGTTATGGATATGAACACGGTTTATGGAGGCTTCGCTGCTGCTCTTGTCAAGGATCCTGTTTGGGTCATGAACGTTGTCTCGTCTCACAGTGCGAATACGCTTCCTGTTGTCTTTGATCGTGGTCTCATCGGCACCTACCACGATTG GTGCGAAGCTTTCTCTACGTATCCAAGAACATATGATCTTCTTCACCTTGACAGCCTTTTTACACTTGAGAGCCACAG GTGTGAGATGAAGTACGTTTTGCTGGAGATGGACCGGATATTGAGACCGGGTGGATATGTAATAATGCGAGAATCGAGTTATTTCATGGACGCAATCACAATGTTGGCCAAGGGGACGAGGTGGAATTGTCGGAGAGAGGAGACTGAGTATGCCGTGGAAAGCGAGAAGATTCTGGTTTGCCAGAAAAAGCTTTGGTTTTCGTCTAACCAAACCTCTTGA
- the LOC106382161 gene encoding probable methyltransferase PMT20 isoform X1 encodes MRQKLHCVGKKCLFEISSSKSKSHSYYLLSKDSYLFLIKPYQSEVYRIMKNGKQSSQPEKGSSRILSLTVLFIALCGFSFYLGGMFCSERVKIEVNDVTSTTTKAVASPMKPTVSPLQIKSVSFPECSSELQDYTPCTDPKRWKRYGVHRLSFLERHCPPVYEKNECLIPPPDGYKPPIRWPKSRDQCWYKNVPYDWINKQKSNQHWLKKEGDKFHFPGGGTMFPRGVSHYVDQMQDLIPEMKDGTVRTAIDTGCGVASWGGDLLDRGILTISLAPRDNHEAQVQFALERGIPAILGVISTQRLPFPSNSFDMAHCSRCLIPWTEFGGIYLLEIHRIVRPGGFWVLSGPPVNYNRRWRGWNTTMEDQKSDYNKLQSLLTSMCFKKYAQKDDIAVWQKLSDKSCYDKIAKNMEAYPPKCDDSIEPDSAWYTPLRPCVVAPTAKVKNSGLGSIPKWPERLNVAPERISDVHGGSASGLKHDDGKWKSRVKHYKNVLPALGTDKIRNVMDMNTVYGGFAAALVKDPVWVMNVVSSHSANTLPVVFDRGLIGTYHDWCEAFSTYPRTYDLLHLDSLFTLESHRCEMKYVLLEMDRILRPGGYVIMRESSYFMDAITMLAKGTRWNCRREETEYAVESEKILVCQKKLWFSSNQTS; translated from the exons ATGCGACAGAAGTTGCACTGTGTTGGAAAAAAGTGTCTCTTCGAGATCTCATCTTCTAAATCTAAATCTCATTCATACTATTTATTGAGTAAAGATTCATATTTATTCCTGATCAAGCCATATCAAA GTGAGGTCTATAGAATCATGAAGAACGGGAAGCAATCTTCGCAACCCGAAAAAGGTTCTTCTAGGATCTTATCACTCACAGTTCTGTTCATCGCTTTGTGCGGTTTCTCCTTTTATCTCGGTGGTATGTTTTGCTCTGAGAGAGTCAAGATCGAAGTCAACGACGTCACAAGCACCACTACAAAGGCTGTAGCTTCCCCTATGAAACCAACAGTTTCGCCTCTACAAATCAAATCCGTCTCTTTCCCTGAATGCAGCTCAGAATTGCAAGATTACACACCCTGCACCGATCCAAAG AGATGGAAGAGGTACGGTGTACATCGCCTAAGTTTCTTGGAGCGTCACTGTCCTCCAGTTTACGAGAAGAACGAGTGTTTGATCCCACCACCAGACGGGTACAAACCGCCTATAAGATGGCCGAAGAGCAGAGACCAGTGTTGGTACAAGAACGTGCCTTATGATTGGATCAACAAGCAGAAATCAAACCAGCATTGGCTCAAGAAAGAAGGTGACAAGTTCCATTTCCCTGGTGGTGGCACCATGTTTCCACGTGGAGTTAGTCACTACGTTGATCAGATGCAAGATCTGATTCCCGAGATGAAAGACGGTACAGTCAGGACCGCCATTGACACTGGCTGTGGg GTAGCGAGCTGGGGAGGTGATCTTTTGGACCGTGGGATACTAACAATCTCTCTGGCTCCTAGAGATAACCATGAAGCTCAGGTTCAGTTTGCTCTTGAACGTGGGATCCCTGCTATTCTCGGTGTTATCTCTACGCAGCGTCTCCCTTTCCCTTCAAATTCTTTTGATATGGCCCATTGCTCTAGATGTCTCATTCCCTGGACTGAGTTTG GTGGGATCTATTTGCTTGAAATTCACCGGATAGTCCGACCTGGAGGTTTCTGGGTTCTCTCAGGTCCACCAGTGAACTACAACAGACGGTGGCGCGGATGGAACACAACCATGGAAGATCAGAAATCAGACTACAACAAGCTCCAGTCACTTCTAACCTCCATGTGCTTCAAAAAGTACGCACAAAAAGACGACATAGCCGTGTGGCAGAAACTCTCAGACAAATCTTGTTACGACAAGATCGCGAAGAATATGGAAGCTTACCCTCCAAAATGTGACGACAGCATTGAACCTGACTCTGCTTGGTACACTCCCCTCCGTCCCTGCGTGGTTGCACCGACTGCTAAAGTCAAGAACTCTGGACTCGGGTCGATACCGAAATGGCCTGAGAGATTGAACGTAGCACCGGAGAGGATCTCTGATGTTCATGGAGGGAGCGCTAGTGGTTTGAAACACGATGATGGTAAGTGGAAGAGCAGGGTTAAGCATTACAAGAACGTGTTACCAGCTCTTGGGACAGACAAGATAAGGAATGTTATGGATATGAACACGGTTTATGGAGGCTTCGCTGCTGCTCTTGTCAAGGATCCTGTTTGGGTCATGAACGTTGTCTCGTCTCACAGTGCGAATACGCTTCCTGTTGTCTTTGATCGTGGTCTCATCGGCACCTACCACGATTG GTGCGAAGCTTTCTCTACGTATCCAAGAACATATGATCTTCTTCACCTTGACAGCCTTTTTACACTTGAGAGCCACAG GTGTGAGATGAAGTACGTTTTGCTGGAGATGGACCGGATATTGAGACCGGGTGGATATGTAATAATGCGAGAATCGAGTTATTTCATGGACGCAATCACAATGTTGGCCAAGGGGACGAGGTGGAATTGTCGGAGAGAGGAGACTGAGTATGCCGTGGAAAGCGAGAAGATTCTGGTTTGCCAGAAAAAGCTTTGGTTTTCGTCTAACCAAACCTCTTGA
- the LOC106382161 gene encoding probable methyltransferase PMT20 isoform X3 produces the protein MKNGKQSSQPEKGSSRILSLTVLFIALCGFSFYLGGMFCSERVKIEVNDVTSTTTKAVASPMKPTVSPLQIKSVSFPECSSELQDYTPCTDPKRWKRYGVHRLSFLERHCPPVYEKNECLIPPPDGYKPPIRWPKSRDQCWYKNVPYDWINKQKSNQHWLKKEGDKFHFPGGGTMFPRGVSHYVDQMQDLIPEMKDGTVRTAIDTGCGVASWGGDLLDRGILTISLAPRDNHEAQVQFALERGIPAILGVISTQRLPFPSNSFDMAHCSRCLIPWTEFGGIYLLEIHRIVRPGGFWVLSGPPVNYNRRWRGWNTTMEDQKSDYNKLQSLLTSMCFKKYAQKDDIAVWQKLSDKSCYDKIAKNMEAYPPKCDDSIEPDSAWYTPLRPCVVAPTAKVKNSGLGSIPKWPERLNVAPERISDVHGGSASGLKHDDGKWKSRVKHYKNVLPALGTDKIRNVMDMNTVYGGFAAALVKDPVWVMNVVSSHSANTLPVVFDRGLIGTYHDWCEAFSTYPRTYDLLHLDSLFTLESHRCEMKYVLLEMDRILRPGGYVIMRESSYFMDAITMLAKGTRWNCRREETEYAVESEKILVCQKKLWFSSNQTS, from the exons ATGAAGAACGGGAAGCAATCTTCGCAACCCGAAAAAGGTTCTTCTAGGATCTTATCACTCACAGTTCTGTTCATCGCTTTGTGCGGTTTCTCCTTTTATCTCGGTGGTATGTTTTGCTCTGAGAGAGTCAAGATCGAAGTCAACGACGTCACAAGCACCACTACAAAGGCTGTAGCTTCCCCTATGAAACCAACAGTTTCGCCTCTACAAATCAAATCCGTCTCTTTCCCTGAATGCAGCTCAGAATTGCAAGATTACACACCCTGCACCGATCCAAAG AGATGGAAGAGGTACGGTGTACATCGCCTAAGTTTCTTGGAGCGTCACTGTCCTCCAGTTTACGAGAAGAACGAGTGTTTGATCCCACCACCAGACGGGTACAAACCGCCTATAAGATGGCCGAAGAGCAGAGACCAGTGTTGGTACAAGAACGTGCCTTATGATTGGATCAACAAGCAGAAATCAAACCAGCATTGGCTCAAGAAAGAAGGTGACAAGTTCCATTTCCCTGGTGGTGGCACCATGTTTCCACGTGGAGTTAGTCACTACGTTGATCAGATGCAAGATCTGATTCCCGAGATGAAAGACGGTACAGTCAGGACCGCCATTGACACTGGCTGTGGg GTAGCGAGCTGGGGAGGTGATCTTTTGGACCGTGGGATACTAACAATCTCTCTGGCTCCTAGAGATAACCATGAAGCTCAGGTTCAGTTTGCTCTTGAACGTGGGATCCCTGCTATTCTCGGTGTTATCTCTACGCAGCGTCTCCCTTTCCCTTCAAATTCTTTTGATATGGCCCATTGCTCTAGATGTCTCATTCCCTGGACTGAGTTTG GTGGGATCTATTTGCTTGAAATTCACCGGATAGTCCGACCTGGAGGTTTCTGGGTTCTCTCAGGTCCACCAGTGAACTACAACAGACGGTGGCGCGGATGGAACACAACCATGGAAGATCAGAAATCAGACTACAACAAGCTCCAGTCACTTCTAACCTCCATGTGCTTCAAAAAGTACGCACAAAAAGACGACATAGCCGTGTGGCAGAAACTCTCAGACAAATCTTGTTACGACAAGATCGCGAAGAATATGGAAGCTTACCCTCCAAAATGTGACGACAGCATTGAACCTGACTCTGCTTGGTACACTCCCCTCCGTCCCTGCGTGGTTGCACCGACTGCTAAAGTCAAGAACTCTGGACTCGGGTCGATACCGAAATGGCCTGAGAGATTGAACGTAGCACCGGAGAGGATCTCTGATGTTCATGGAGGGAGCGCTAGTGGTTTGAAACACGATGATGGTAAGTGGAAGAGCAGGGTTAAGCATTACAAGAACGTGTTACCAGCTCTTGGGACAGACAAGATAAGGAATGTTATGGATATGAACACGGTTTATGGAGGCTTCGCTGCTGCTCTTGTCAAGGATCCTGTTTGGGTCATGAACGTTGTCTCGTCTCACAGTGCGAATACGCTTCCTGTTGTCTTTGATCGTGGTCTCATCGGCACCTACCACGATTG GTGCGAAGCTTTCTCTACGTATCCAAGAACATATGATCTTCTTCACCTTGACAGCCTTTTTACACTTGAGAGCCACAG GTGTGAGATGAAGTACGTTTTGCTGGAGATGGACCGGATATTGAGACCGGGTGGATATGTAATAATGCGAGAATCGAGTTATTTCATGGACGCAATCACAATGTTGGCCAAGGGGACGAGGTGGAATTGTCGGAGAGAGGAGACTGAGTATGCCGTGGAAAGCGAGAAGATTCTGGTTTGCCAGAAAAAGCTTTGGTTTTCGTCTAACCAAACCTCTTGA